The following are from one region of the Colius striatus isolate bColStr4 chromosome Z, bColStr4.1.hap1, whole genome shotgun sequence genome:
- the PSMD3 gene encoding 26S proteasome non-ATPase regulatory subunit 3, whose amino-acid sequence MKQDGASRRRGDKAKGPPAPDAPPPAPPDVEMQEEVAADAAGERQPQRELDAITLEDIKEHVKQLEKAVSGKEPRYVLRALRALPSTSRRLNSNVLHKAINGFFTSNSTIRDFLLSFLEESMDTEAELQFRPRTGKAASAPLLPEVETYLQLLLVIYLMNSKRYPEAQKVSDDLMQKISSQNRRALDLVVAKCYYYHSRIYEFLNKLDVVRSFLHARLRTATLRHDADGQATLLNLLLRNYLHYNLYDQAEKLVSKSVFPEQANNNEWARYLYYTGRIKAIQLEYSEARRTMTNALRKAPQHTAVGFKQTVHKLLIVVELLLGEIPDRLQFRQPSLKRSLMPYFLLTQAVRTGNLAKFNQVLDQFGDKFQADGTYTLIIRLRHNVIKTGVRMISLSYSRISLADIAQKLQLDSPEDAEFIVAKAIRDGVIEASINHEKGYVQSKEMIDIYSTREPQLAFHQRISFCLDIHNMSVKAMRFPPKSYNKDLESAEERREREQQDLEFAKEMAEDDDDGFP is encoded by the exons ATGAAGCAGGACGGCGCGTCCCGCCGCCGCGGCGACAAGGCCAAGGGCCCCCCGGCCCCTGATGCGCCGCCGCCTGCGCCCCCCGACGTGGAGATGCAGGAGGAGGTGGCGGCCGATGCGGCCGGGGAGCGGCAGCCGCAGCGGGAGCTTGACGCCATCACGTTGGAAG ATATCAAAGAGCACGtgaagcagctggagaaggccGTGTcggggaaggagccacgctacGTGCTGCGGGCCCTGCGGGCTCTGCCCTCCACCTCCCGCCGCCTCAACTCCAACGTGCTCCACAAAGCCATCAACGGCTTCTTCACCTCCAACAGCACCATCAGGGACTTTCTCCTGAGCTTCCTGGAGGAG TCCATGGACACAGAAGCTGAGCTGCAGTTTCGCCCACGGACAGGGaaagcagcctcagcccctctcTTGCCAGAAGTGGAGACCTACCTCCAACTGCTGCTCGTCATCTACCTGATGAACAGCAAACGATACCCAGAG GCTCAGAAGGTCTCTGACGACCTGATGCAGAAAATCAGTTCCCAAAACCGCCGGGCCCTTGACCTGGTAGTGGCAAAGTGTTACTACTACCACTCCCGCATCTACGAGTTCCTGAACAAACTCGACGTGGTCAGGAG cttCCTGCACGCCCGGCTGCGGACGGCCACGCTGCGGCACGACGCCGATGGACAGGCCACCCTCCTCAACCTCCTCCTGAGGAACTATCTCCACTACAACCTCTATGACCAAGCAGAAAAGCTCGTCTCCAAGTCTGTGTTTCCCGAGCAGGCCAACAACAACGAGTGGGCTCGGTACCTCTATTACACAG GGCGCATCAAGGCCATCCAGCTGGAATACTCAGAGGCCAGGAGGACCATGACCAACGCGCTGCGGAAGGCGCCGCAGCACACGGCTGTCGGCTTCAAGCAGACG GTGCACAAGCTGCTCATCGTGGTGGAGCTGCTGCTCGGGGAGATCCCTGACAGGCTGCAGTTCAGGCAGCCCTCCCTCAAGCGGTCGCTGATGCCATATTTCCTCCTGACTCAGG ctgTCAGGACGGGGAACTTGGCCAAGTTCAACCAAGTCCTTGATCAGTTTGGGGACAAGTTCCAGGCTGATGGCACCTACACCCTCATCATCCGTCTGAGGCACAACGTCATCAAGACGG ggGTCCGTATGATCAGCCTCTCCTACTCCCGCATCTCCCTGGCTGATATTgcccagaagctgcagctggacAGTCCAGAAGATGCAGAGTTCATCGTTGCCAAG GCCATCCGGGACGGGGTGATCGAGGCCAGCATTAACCATGAGAAGGGCTACGTGCAGTCCAAGGAGATGATTGACATCTACTCCACCCGGGAGCCCCAGCTGGCCTTCCACCAGCGCATCTCCTTCTGCCTGGACATCCACAACATGTCAGTGAAG GCCATGAGGTTCCCACCCAAATCTTACAACAAGGACTTGGAATCTGCAGAG GAGCGCCGGGAGCGTGAGCAGCAGGACCTGGAGTTTGCAAAGGAGATGGcagaggatgatgatgatggtttCCCCTGA